The Clostridioides difficile genome has a segment encoding these proteins:
- a CDS encoding insulinase family protein: protein MEKIVNDILREEVYYEKLQNGLDVYFMPKRGFTKKYAILATNYGSNDLEFIPIGEDKKIRVNEGIAHFLEHKMFEQPDGGDAFEKFSKLGVSANAFTNFTMTAYLFSATENFYESLEHLIDYVQTPYFTDENVEKEKGIIAQEIKMYNDDPDWNVYFNCLKAMYVNYPARIDIAGTVDSIYKITKEELYKCYNTFYNPGNMALFVVGDLDVEKVIDVTKKANNYDVDKLSKNIERFYPEEPASVKEKEVIEKFPISIPMFNIGFKDNNVGVKGKALLRKEIVTDILIGMLFKKGSKLYEDLYMQGLINENFGAGFSSQVDYAFSVIAGDSKEPKKVKEIILEYIERAKKEGLSKEEFERTKKKKIGSFIKCFDSINFIGNSFISYIFKDINILDYLDIIKDVTFEEVEERLKEHFKEEYCVISIVEPK, encoded by the coding sequence ATGGAAAAAATAGTTAATGATATATTAAGAGAAGAAGTTTATTATGAAAAATTACAAAATGGCTTAGATGTATACTTTATGCCAAAAAGAGGCTTCACAAAAAAATATGCTATTTTAGCTACTAATTATGGCTCAAATGACTTAGAATTTATTCCAATAGGAGAAGATAAAAAGATTAGAGTAAATGAAGGAATTGCACACTTTTTAGAGCATAAGATGTTTGAACAACCTGATGGAGGAGATGCTTTTGAAAAATTTTCTAAATTAGGTGTAAGTGCAAATGCATTTACTAACTTTACAATGACAGCATACTTATTTTCAGCTACTGAAAATTTTTATGAAAGTTTAGAGCACTTAATTGATTATGTTCAAACACCTTATTTTACAGATGAAAATGTTGAAAAGGAAAAAGGTATAATAGCACAAGAGATAAAAATGTATAATGATGACCCAGACTGGAACGTGTATTTTAATTGTCTAAAGGCTATGTATGTAAATTATCCTGCTAGAATTGATATAGCTGGTACAGTAGATAGTATATACAAGATAACTAAGGAAGAGCTATATAAGTGTTACAATACTTTCTATAATCCAGGAAATATGGCTTTGTTTGTTGTAGGTGATTTGGATGTAGAAAAGGTCATAGATGTAACTAAAAAAGCAAATAATTATGATGTGGATAAGCTTTCTAAGAATATAGAAAGATTTTATCCTGAAGAACCAGCAAGTGTAAAGGAAAAAGAAGTTATAGAAAAATTTCCTATATCTATACCTATGTTTAACATAGGTTTTAAAGATAATAATGTAGGTGTAAAAGGAAAAGCACTTTTACGTAAAGAAATTGTAACTGATATACTTATAGGTATGTTATTTAAAAAGGGAAGTAAACTTTATGAAGATTTGTATATGCAAGGTCTGATAAATGAAAATTTTGGAGCTGGATTTTCATCTCAAGTAGACTATGCTTTTAGTGTAATTGCTGGAGATTCTAAGGAACCTAAAAAAGTAAAAGAGATAATTCTTGAATATATAGAAAGAGCTAAAAAAGAAGGATTATCTAAAGAGGAATTTGAAAGAACTAAAAAGAAAAAAATTGGTTCGTTTATTAAGTGTTTTGATTCTATAAACTTTATAGGAAATAGCTTTATATCTTATATATTTAAAGATATAAATATATTGGATTACTTAGATATTATTAAAGATGTTACTTTTGAGGAAGTTGAAGAAAGATTAAAAGAACACTTTAAAGAAGAGTATTGTGTTATTTCTATTGTAGAACCTAAATAG
- the lgt gene encoding prolipoprotein diacylglyceryl transferase, with protein MDRVAFTLFGIEIMWYGILMASGMILGTLIAIKESKRVGLKEDDVLNIAIIAIPVGLICARIYYVIFNWSYYVQNLSQILNFRGGGLAIHGGLIGGILAGYIYTKVKNINFLKMADTVILGMPLAQAIGRWGNFINGEAHGGTTNLPWGIMVDGVKVHPTFLYESIWDFGIFIVLLLFRKNKKYEGQIIVTYITIYSIGRFFIEGLRTDSLMLGPLRMAQVISLVGVVVGVIAHIYLSKRNKNNRIEE; from the coding sequence ATGGATAGAGTTGCATTTACACTGTTTGGGATAGAGATAATGTGGTATGGGATACTTATGGCTAGTGGCATGATTTTGGGAACTTTAATAGCAATAAAAGAGTCAAAAAGAGTTGGACTTAAAGAAGATGATGTATTAAATATAGCTATCATAGCAATTCCTGTTGGATTAATATGTGCAAGAATATATTATGTTATATTTAATTGGAGTTATTATGTTCAAAATCTATCTCAAATTCTTAATTTTAGAGGTGGTGGACTTGCTATACATGGAGGGTTAATAGGTGGAATCTTAGCTGGTTATATATACACTAAGGTTAAAAATATTAATTTCTTAAAAATGGCTGATACTGTCATACTTGGAATGCCTTTAGCACAAGCTATAGGAAGATGGGGGAACTTTATTAATGGAGAAGCTCATGGAGGTACAACTAATTTACCATGGGGAATAATGGTTGATGGAGTAAAGGTTCATCCAACTTTTTTATACGAGTCTATATGGGATTTTGGAATATTTATAGTCTTATTATTGTTTAGAAAAAATAAAAAATACGAAGGACAAATTATAGTAACTTATATAACCATTTATTCAATAGGAAGGTTTTTTATAGAAGGATTAAGAACAGATAGTTTAATGTTAGGACCACTTAGAATGGCTCAAGTGATAAGTTTAGTTGGAGTTGTTGTTGGTGTAATAGCACATATTTATTTATCAAAGAGAAATAAAAACAACCGTATTGAAGAATAA